One window of Nakaseomyces glabratus chromosome A, complete sequence genomic DNA carries:
- the SWI4 gene encoding SBF complex DNA-binding subunit SWI4 (CAGL0A04565g~Has domain(s) with predicted DNA binding, DNA binding transcription factor activity and role in regulation of transcription, DNA-templated) — protein MNRDTADPNYLMIGTHPMSNVPSSLAAAVDTSSGMAPIIEIATYADTDVYECYIRGQESNIVMRRTMDDWVNVTQVFKIAQFSKTQRTKILEKESTNMKHEKVQGGYGRFQGTWVPLEAAKFMTTKYNIDNPVVNTILSFILNPNNPPPKRHKNSVLRKTSPGTKITSPSSYKKTPKKPNANSASKLSTSYTKRKKNSTQPNPSPLQNMVFRTPQQSHLASIPTSELNMNQHGDTDATINAAYSAMSHSKTNETPLSQGYLATQKPLQFYPVPTNVGQQQEKSRRGFTSFVPFVPEGQDNSHVNNKSDIPAITVDDMSKSQKNVKKRIKKSKFKESNEVEYMENIPEEGRDQQYGNGNYQSEPVKRQYRKRKVKEQDAYGMYKNKDQYEQDQAKNYNLHTDAFSYPNGAVADPYNFNDGNALQYNMTIQNDGDEAIKIESYKETLLKVLSSEEDTTRPDYALPAELYHPPANLNINFQIDDQGHTPLHWTAAMANIPLVKLLIGLNANALHCNSQGFNCITKAVFYNNCHKNGAFPELISLLKICLITPDKNGRLPLHYLVELSVNKTKDPNVIMTYLDDIVKNLGQGDESLLRMCLNYQDNVGNTPLHLAALNLNLQLCNKLCQLGASMTVSNFNNETPALILTRFNLVPPTNPSMSLPTAPTSSSSNDKNRYYRGESMQEQVYGVNNSLGNPVSVPKSNMMKNSSKTKKVNTRKQQNSQSEDTKFTTMDAGTPNSIIRNVNDKNEEFSTPKINHIHDSNLLDTQDTTGLHTIMDDLSHMESLVTSSVIKDTKMTPSKVLGGSPISPKKHQMHPVGGSYISSNLKNPVPLMDIMASPSGTLMNEDGASEKDGHILENIEKFGSASSTLFEGLKSQFQSLQTDVEVSESALSEIASHLESISHQRQALLHSMKETEGLQSESELHHSTEQLREVVNQTNEMFTQGMENSQALRLAMLIQREESKVETERNNGVSIQESLDYAVELSVLQFKRRLIMHKIREQRCKSTSSTKINKYKRLIGLNVTDINAKLDEIERELTTKA, from the coding sequence ATGAATAGAGATACCGCTGACCCGAACTACCTTATGATCGGGACGCATCCCATGTCTAACGTGCCGTCCTCTCTGGCTGCTGCAGTGGATACGTCATCTGGCATGGCTCCCATAATTGAGATAGCTACATATGCAGACACGGATGTCTACGAATGTTATATCAGAGGACAGGAGTCTAATATCGTCATGCGTAGGACAATGGATGACTGGGTCAACGTCACGCAGGTGTTCAAAATTGCACAGTTCTCAAAGACTCAGAGAACCAAGATACTGGAGAAGGAGTCCACCAATATGAAACACGAAAAGGTGCAGGGTGGTTACGGTCGTTTTCAAGGTACTTGGGTGCCATTGGAAGCGGCAAAGTTCATGACAACGAAATATAACATTGATAATCCGGTGGTGAATACGATATTATCGTTCATATTGAATCCGAACAACCCTCCACCTAAGAGACATAAGAACAGTGTGCTGAGAAAGACTTCTCCGGGCACTAAGATAACATCCCCATCAAGCTATAAGAAGACGCCAAAGAAACCCAACGCGAACTCCGCGAGTAAACTGTCAACTTCTTACACAAAACGTAAAAAGAACTCAACGCAGCCCAATCCTAGTCCATTACAAAATATGGTATTCCGTACACCCCAGCAGTCGCATCTAGCCTCGATACCAACTAGCGAGCTAAACATGAACCAGCATGGGGATACAGATGCTACAATAAATGCAGCTTACTCGGCCATGTCACACAGCAAGACGAATGAGACACCTCTGTCACAGGGCTATCTAGCCACACAGAAGCctcttcaattttatcCAGTTCCTACAAACGTTGGCCAACAGCAAGAGAAATCCAGGAGAGGGTTTACCTCTTTTGTTCCATTTGTACCAGAAGGTCAAGATAATTCACATGTTAATAATAAGTCTGATATTCCTGCTATAACGGTTGATGATATGTCAAAATCGCAGAAAAatgtaaagaaaagaataaagaaATCCAAGTTTAAAGAGTCTAATGAGGTTGAATATATGGAAAATATTCCAGAGGAAGGTAGGGATCAGCAGTATGGAAATGGAAACTATCAGTCTGAGCCTGTAAAAAGACAGTATAGAAAAAGGAAGGTGAAAGAACAAGATGCATACGGAATgtacaaaaataaagacCAATATGAGCAAGATCAAGCCAAGAATTATAATTTACATACAGATGCTTTCAGTTACCCCAATGGTGCTGTGGCTGACCCTTATAACTTTAATGATGGTAATGCCTTGCAATACAATATGACTATACAGAATGATGGGGATGAGGCtataaaaattgaaagcTACAAAGAAACATTATTAAAAGTTTTATcatctgaagaagataccACAAGACCAGATTATGCATTACCAGCAGAACTTTATCACCCACCTGCAAATCTCAATATCAATTTTCAGATCGATGACCAAGGACATACGCCTCTTCACTGGACAGCTGCAATGGCAAATATACCTCTCGTCAAGCTTCTGATAGGTTTAAATGCAAATGCATTGCACTGTAATTCACAAGGTTTTAATTGTATTACAAAGGCTGTATTTTATAACAATTGTCATAAAAATGGTGCTTTCCCTGAGCTTATATCATTACTCAAAATATGTTTAATAACACCAGATAAAAATGGTAGACTGCCCTTGCACTACCTTGTCGAACTCAGTGTTAATAAGACAAAGGATCCAAATGTTATAATGACCTATTTAGATGACATTGTAAAGAATCTGGGACAGGGTGATGAGAGCTTATTAAGGATGTGCTTGAATTATCAGGATAACGTAGGTAATACACCACTCCATTTGGCGgctttaaatttaaatttgcAATTGTGTAATAAACTCTGTCAACTGGGGGCTTCTATGACTGTCAGTAACTTCAACAATGAAACACCTGCATTAATATTGACAAGATTTAATTTAGTTCCTCCCACTAATCCTTCAATGTCCTTACCAACAGCACCAACAAGTAGTTCTTCCAATGATAAAAATCGCTATTACAGAGGGGAGAGCATGCAAGAGCAAGTATATGGCGTCAACAACTCGCTTGGAAATCCTGTGAGTGTTccaaaatcaaatatgatgaaaaaCTCCtccaaaacaaaaaaggtTAATACTAGAAAGCAACAGAATTCTCAGTCAGAAGACACAAAGTTTACAACCATGGATGCTGGTACACCCAACTCAATTATCAGAAACGTTAACGACAAAAATGAAGAGTTTTCTACCCCAAAAATCAATCACATACATGACTCGAACTTATTAGATACTCAAGATACCACTGGACTTCATACTATTATGGATGATCTATCTCATATGGAATCTTTGGTGACGTCCTCAGTAATAAAAGATACCAAAATGACACCATCGAAGGTTCTAGGTGGTTCTCCTATTTCACCTAAGAAGCATCAAATGCATCCAGTGGGTGGCTCTTACATCTCTTCTAATTTGAAAAACCCTGTTCCACTGATGGACATAATGGCTTCACCATCAGGAACGTTAATGAATGAAGACGGTGCTTCTGAGAAAGACGGGCATATCCTAGAGAACATAGAAAAGTTTGGTTCTGCGTCGTCAACACTATTTGAAGGTTTGAAATCTCAGTTTCAAAGTTTACAAACTGATGTGGAAGTTTCTGAGAGCGCTCTTTCTGAGATAGCTTCTCATTTAGAATCCATTTCACATCAGAGGCAAGCATTATTGCATAGCATGAAAGAGACCGAAGGTTTGCAATCTGAGTCTGAACTACATCATAGTACTGAACAACTAAGGGAGGTAGTTAATCAAACGAACGAAATGTTTACTCAAGGAATGGAAAATTCACAAGCTTTGAGACTAGCCATGTTAATTCAGCGAGAAGAATCAAAAGTTGAaacagaaagaaataatggAGTAAGCATTCAAGAATCTTTGGATTATGCAGTTGAACTATCTGTATTGCAgttcaaaagaagattGATAATGCACAAGATACGTGAGCAAAGATGTAAATCCACATCTTCTACTAAGATCAACAAGTATAAGAGATTAATTGGTTTAAATGTAACTGATATAAATGCTAAACTGGATGAGATTGAACGAGAATTAACGACAAAGGCTTAA
- the ALG3 gene encoding dolichyl-P-Man:Man(5)GlcNAc(2)-PP-dolichol alpha-1,3-mannosyltransferase (CAGL0A04587g~Ortholog(s) have dol-P-Man:Man(5)GlcNAc(2)-PP-Dol alpha-1,3-mannosyltransferase activity, role in oligosaccharide-lipid intermediate biosynthetic process, protein glycosylation and endoplasmic reticulum localization), producing MQTVRSEDNPPKKEEFKRPPIDLLQDLKDGINHVVYNPLGNKIVMPLMFLLESVLLKYVIAAIPYTEIDYKAYMEQVEMIYEEGNYNYLEITGGTGPLVYPAGHVLIFRVLNYFTEGMNHIEVGQKIFRYLYLITLLMQYTCYYQLRLPPWCVVLASLSKRLHSIYVLRLFNDCFTTFFMVLFVLLYTLRSNNSTKMSMVISTFGSLVYSMAISVKMNALLYLPGYLVSTYLINEGKLINCLISASVILFWQVIVSLRFLRSYPVEYLAGAFDFSRQFMFKWSVNWQFLDEDAFQDRVFHTTLLGSQFVAVVAMTLCLYPRLPLDAWKSLKAPFTQVVIADLRFIVPFLLMTSNFIGVLFSRSLHYQFLSWYHWTLPCLIYWSKLPMPLGFIWYICHEYCWNSYPPNEKASILLFTLNASLLCLLAINCMRPVIVNIKRKQQ from the coding sequence ATGCAGACAGTGAGATCGGAAGATAACCCTCCTAAAAAGGAAGAGTTCAAGAGGCCACCAATTGACTTACTACAGGACTTGAAAGACGGTATTAACCATGTTGTGTATAATCCACTAGGTAATAAAATAGTCATGCCACTAATGTTTTTACTAGAATCAGTATTGTTGAAGTATGTTATTGCTGCTATACCATACACTGAAATTGATTATAAGGCATACATGGAACAAGTGGAAATGATCTATGAGGAAGGTAATTATAACTACCTAGAAATTACTGGTGGGACAGGACCTCTGGTTTATCCTGCAGGCCATGTTTTGATTTTCCGAGTGTTAAATTACTTTACTGAAGGAATGAATCATATAGAGGTAGGACAAAAGATTTTTAGGTATCTGTACTTGATCACCCTATTAATGCAGTATACTTGTTACTATCAATTACGTTTACCTCCATGGTGTGTCGTACTTGCCTCTTTATCGAAAAGGTTACATTCTATTTACGTTTTAAGGCTGTTCAATGATTGTTTTACTACTTTCTTTATGGTATTGTTTGTTCTGCTCTACACTCTTAGAAGCAACAATAGTACTAAAATGTCGATGGTTATATCAACTTTTGGATCTTTGGTTTACAGTATGGCTATCTCAGTTAAAATGAATGCGTTATTATATTTACCTGGGTATTTGGTTTCAACGTATCTGATAAATGAAGGCAAACTAATAAACTGTTTGATTTCGGCATCGGTGATCCTATTCTGGCAAGTTATCGTTTCTTTGAGGTTCTTACGTTCATATCCAGTTGAATACTTGGCAGGTGCTTTCGATTTTAGCAGACAATTTATGTTTAAATGGAGTGTTAATTGGCAATTTCTAGATGAAGATGCCTTTCAAGATCGAGTTTTCCATACCACATTATTGGGCTCCCAATTTGTAGCAGTTGTTGCGATGACGCTCTGTCTTTATCCACGCTTACCTTTAGATGCTTGGAAATCTCTGAAAGCGCCTTTCACGCAAGTTGTGATTGCAGATCTGCGGTTCATTGTACCTTTTTTACTAATGACTTCTAATTTCATTGGGGTGTTGTTTTCGAGATCCCTACATTACCAGTTTTTGTCCTGGTATCATTGGACTCTACCGTGCTTGATCTACTGGTCAAAGTTGCCTATGCCTTTAGGGTTCATATGGTACATCTGTCATGAGTACTGTTGGAACTCGTATCCTCCAAACGAAAAAGCAAGCATCCTCCTATTCACACTAAATGCATCTCTGCTGTGTCTTCTGGCAATCAATTGTATGAGACCAGTTATAGTAAACATCAAGAGAAAGCAACAATGA
- a CDS encoding uncharacterized protein (CAGL0A04631g~Ortholog of S. cerevisiae : YBL081W and Saccharomyces cerevisiae S288C : YBL081W), protein MPGKIISIPFLAQNEDMDRYLVKYNENRKTNENSNASNAANNSRSRHNGYNNFHRFHYAKNGPGNSMVDSLSYFNNRNFNAPVSSSTNNEMGNKIRLNGNSMKYNQYKVNDPGQQSNLLMATTQLKQAYSQLYYNVANKGGNEANVASGRAFLPNNQDTFFQSGSFQGNAEFSDKAPIDSLFSSSDARVTGGSAMFSNPTSSPTLDNGFETLSRSNGSLNTNYSRNEALMPNFLDDLLSNSNKSPYPFGKTDLDMDITKGMKNLNIEHGNTSLPPFPFTSNQLPLSSSLAFDLEDKSIPASNEGQQSSLFGIESFKGPLTDNGSLLMSGASSLNWDNNNIPSSSTSSNHLGIWNNDMSVWS, encoded by the coding sequence ATGCCTGGAAAGATTATCAGTATCCCTTTCTTGGCCCAAAATGAGGACATGGATAGATACCTGGTAAAatacaatgaaaatagaaaaaccAATGAAAATAGCAATGCTAGCAATGCGGCCAATAATTCCAGATCCCGTCATAATGGCTATAATAACTTCCACAGATTTCACTATGCCAAGAATGGTCCAGGAAATTCAATGGTTGATAGCTTGAGTTACTTTAATAACAGAAATTTCAATGCCCCAGTCAGCAGTAGCACAAATAATGAGATGGGTAACAAAATAAGGTTGAATGGAAATAGTATGAAATACAACCAATACAAGGTCAACGATCCAGGTCAGCAATCGAACTTATTGATGGCAACTACTCAGTTGAAGCAAGCATACTCTCAATTGTATTATAATGTAGCCAATAAAGGAGGAAATGAAGCAAACGTTGCTTCTGGTAGAGCCTTTTTGCCAAATAATCAAGATACGTTTTTCCAGAGCGGTAGTTTCCAGGGTAATGCTGAATTTTCTGACAAGGCCCCAATAGattctcttttttcttctagtGATGCGAGAGTGACTGGTGGTAGTGCAATGTTTAGTAACCCTACCTCTAGTCCAACATTGGATAATGGTTTTGAGACACTTTCTAGAAGCAATGGATCGCTAAACACTAATTACTCTAGAAATGAGGCGTTGATGCCAAACTTTCTTGATGACTTGCTTTCTAATTCCAATAAAAGTCCTTACCCATTTGGAAAAACAGATTTGGACATGGACATTACAAAAGGAATGAAAAACTTGAATATCGAACATGGCAACACTAGCTTACCGCCTTTTCCGTTCACATCGAATCAACTACCATTATCATCTTCACTAGCCTTTGACCTGGAAGACAAAAGTATCCCAGCATCTAATGAAGGACAACAGTCTTCTCTTTTTGGTATCGAATCTTTCAAGGGACCACTAACTGATAATGGGTCTTTATTGATGTCAGGAGCATCATCATTAAATTgggataataataatattcctTCCTCATCCACATCGTCAAATCACTTAGGTATTTGGAATAATGATATGAGTGTTTGGAGCTAA
- the PET112 gene encoding glutamyl-tRNA(Gln) amidotransferase subunit PET112 (CAGL0A04653g~Ortholog(s) have glutaminyl-tRNA synthase (glutamine-hydrolyzing) activity, role in glutaminyl-tRNAGln biosynthesis via transamidation, mitochondrial translation and glutamyl-tRNA(Gln) amidotransferase complex, mitochondrion localization), whose amino-acid sequence MYKNSIRTRPLKRFISNHAKGKFALDPAYKLKCGLEIHTQLNTRYKLFSYTSNEAENLTISPNTSTSHYDISLPGTQPRLNYEAVLYATKLALSLDSDINLISQFDRKHYFYGDQPQGYQVTQHYKPFAKNGKLTLYGAYEDINENEKTIRIEQLQIEQDTGKSLYASGADMTTMIDLNRSNVPLIELVTKPDFEDLKQVRAFIKKYQDLVRRLNICTGNLETGSMRIDVNLSVNDFARVELKNLPNTSSIMNAIKFEYERQLHIIKNGEGERLLRDTETRGWTGSETVKLRSKETSIDYRYMPDPEIPFITIADDVVHKVKSTLPVSADALLREFMNKPYNLPIKHAKILCISGNQNEMYDHEQLRKYYKDVCVHYQKEYPDDNLKIPSNWILNEFIGNLNKLETKLNEIYEILTPSTFFELIRLMKQGVITGNSSKLLLFHIVNNVKTGVFTKSSQINLKQLINEYELQAADQINEHELEEICRSIIDDIKDEKLLQNLISGKKKTSLKFLVGQGMRLSQGRLNPNELEKMFRQVLDIKW is encoded by the coding sequence ATGTATAAAAATTCAATCAGAACACGACCATTAAAGAGGTTCATCTCGAACCATGCGAAGGGGAAATTTGCACTCGATCCAGCGTACAAATTGAAATGTGGTTTGGAGATACACACACAACTGAATACTAGATATAAGTTATTTTCATATACTTCAAATGAAGCAGAAAATTTGACTATATCCCCGAATACTTCAACCAGTCATTACGACATTTCTTTGCCAGGTACCCAGCCCAGACTTAATTATGAAGCCGTTCTTTATGCAACAAAGTTAGCATTATCTCTAGACTCTGATATTAACCTAATATCGCAATTTGACCGTAAACATTACTTTTATGGGGATCAACCTCAAGGATACCAAGTTACACAGCATTATAAGCCATTTGCGAAGAATGGTAAGTTGACCCTCTATGGGGCTTATGAGGATATTAATGAGAACGAGAAGACCATAAGAATAGAACAATTACAGATAGAACAAGATACAGGAAAGTCTTTATATGCTTCAGGTGCTGACATGACGACTATGATTGATCTCAATAGATCGAATGTACCCTTGATTGAGCTTGTTACAAAGCCTGATTTTGAAGACCTAAAACAAGTGAGAGCATTCATAAAGAAATATCAAGACCTTGTGAGGAGATTAAATATCTGTACTGGTAATTTAGAGACTGGATCGATGAGAATAGATGTGAATTTATCAGTAAACGATTTTGCGAGAGTAGAGCTAAAGAATCTTCCCAACACATCTTCCATAATGAATGCAATAAAGTTCGAGTATGAACGACAACTAcatataattaaaaatggTGAAGGCGAAAGACTGTTACGAGACACAGAAACCAGAGGCTGGACTGGCTCAGAAACGGTGAAATTAAGAAGCAAAGAAACTTCCATAGATTACAGATATATGCCTGATCCTGAAATTCCTTTTATTACTATTGCAGATGATGTAGTTCATAAGGTCAAGTCAACACTACCAGTTTCAGCTGATGCATTGTTAAGAGAGTTTATGAATAAGCCATACAATTTGCCAATAAAACATGCCAAAATTCTTTGCATAAGTGGTAACCAAAATGAGATGTATGACCATGAACAATTGAGAAAGTATTACAAAGATGTTTGTGTGCATTATCAAAAGGAGTACCCAGATGATAATCTCAAAATACCATCCAATTGGATATTAAACGAATTTATTGGTAATTTGAATAAACTAGAAACAAAGTTGAATGAAATCTATGAAATACTAACGCCTAGCACCTTTTTTGAGTTAATTAGACTCATGAAACAAGGTGTAATAACAGGAAACAGTAGCAAATTGCTACTATTTCACATTGTTAATAATGTAAAGACTGGAGTGTTTACTAAATCATCACAAATTAACTTAAAGCAGCTAATAAATGAATATGAGCTCCAGGCTGCAGACCAAATCAATGAAcatgaacttgaagaaatttgTAGATCAATTATAGATGACataaaagatgaaaagCTATTGCAAAATCTAATATCaggaaaaaagaaaacatcTCTTAAGTTCTTAGTTGGCCAAGGTATGAGACTAAGTCAAGGTAGGTTGAATCCAAATGAGTTGGAGAAGATGTTTCGCCAAGTATTGGATATTAAGTGGTAA
- the ATG8 gene encoding ubiquitin-like protein ATG8 (CAGL0A04675g~Ortholog(s) have phosphatidylethanolamine binding, protein tag activity): MKSSFKSEYPFEKRKAESERISEKFQNRIPVICEKAEKSDIPEVDKRKYLVPADLTVGQFVYVIRKRIMLPPEKAIFIFVNDTLPPTASLMSQVYQEHKDKDGFLYVTYSGENTFGYQ; the protein is encoded by the coding sequence ATGAAGTCATCATTCAAAAGTGAGTACCCATTTGAGAAGAGGAAAGCGGAATCTGAGAGGATAAGTGAGAAGTTCCAAAATAGGATTCCTGTTATTTGTGAGAAAGCTGAGAAGTCTGATATACCGGAAGTAGACAAGCGGAAATATTTAGTGCCAGCCGATCTTACAGTTGGCCAGTTTGTATATGTTATCAGGAAGAGAATAATGCTTCCACCGGAAAAGGCcatcttcatttttgttaATGACACTTTGCCACCAACTGCATCGCTTATGTCACAAGTGTATCAAGAACACAAGGACAAAGATGGTTTTCTATATGTGACATATTCAGGTGAGAACACTTTCGGATATCAGTAA